From one Lycium ferocissimum isolate CSIRO_LF1 chromosome 5, AGI_CSIRO_Lferr_CH_V1, whole genome shotgun sequence genomic stretch:
- the LOC132056847 gene encoding uncharacterized protein LOC132056847, translated as MMNRSFRDSMISSGRNFPISSQHRRGLSLNGASREPVDDNLDLFSKSRRSVSVVSSDESDVPVKLGRLSIGSVKQLKSGLEDLLAATEGEKHDYDWLLTPPGTPLVPSSDGSESKPASVAPRGSSLGRSASTTKASRLSVSHSESNTPARPTRSNSVTRPSISNSQYSTYSNKSGSILNTSSASVSSYIRPSTPTSRSSSSTRPSTPTSRTTVSRPSTPSKARQAPITSRPTQNSRPSTPTSRPQISGSSSTPAARSTSRPSTPTRRTITPSLSPASRSSTPAGRSLTNGRPAASVSRPSSPSPQVRRPSQPIVPPDFSLETPPNLRTTLPDRPLSAGRSRPNPSVTTKGNAETPSVANPRRQSSPIVSRGRLTEPSSRGRVLGGGQLSDISDSRRALHVSELSTRRPVKTATDSMGLGRTISKKSLDVAIKHMDIRNGLNGVRPISGSTLFPHSIRSTNGKGQPSHGSSAASSINENASYHYNGNLPENGNYLNRSSENGSEEAKSQHSAKLTDIDIYESSRYDALLLKEDLKNTNWLHSIDDKSDHETIFDNGFESLPEPFSPLQHL; from the exons ATGATGAATCGGAGTTTCAGAGATTCCATGATCAGCAGTGGGAGGAATTTCCCTATCTCATCGCAACACCGACGAGGACTTAGTCTTAACGGAGCTTCTAGAGAGCCTGTTGACGATAACTTGGATCTCTTCTCCAAAAGTCGCCGTAGTGTTTCTGTTGTCTCCTCCGATGAGTCTGACG TTCCTGTTAAGCTGGGAAGGCTTTCAATTGGATCAGTTAAGCAATTAAAGAGTGGATTAGAGGATCTGCTGGCAGCTACTGAAGGAGAGAaacatgattatgattg GCTCCTCACTCCTCCAGGAACTCCTCTTGTTCCTTCATCAGATGGAAGTGAATCAAAACCAGCTTCAGTGGCTCCAAGAGGCAGCTCATTGGGCAGATCTGCCTCCACTACTAAGGCTTCAAGG CTTTCAGTGTCTCATTCAGAGAGCAATACTCCTGCAAGACCAACTCGGAGTAATTCTGTGACtcgaccttccatttctaactCACAGTATAGTACTTACTCAAATAAATCAGGCTCTATTCTAAACACAAGCTCTGCATCAGTCTCCTCCTATATTAGACCATCTACGCCAACTAGccgttcttcttcttcaaccaGGCCTTCCACCCCGACCTCCCGTACAACAGTGTCCAGACCTTCAACTCCGTCGAAAGCCCGCCAAGCCCCAATTACTTCTAGGCCAACCCAGAACTCGAGACCTTCTACTCCAACTTCCCGGCCCCAAATATCAGGGAGCTCGAGTACCCCTGCTGCCCGGTCTACTTCAAGGCCTTCAACGCCTACTCGTCGGACCATAACACCTTCATTATCTCCAGCATCTAGATCTTCAACTCCAGCAGGGCGCTCTCTCACCAATGGACGACCTGCAGCTTCTGTTTCTCGTCCAAGCTCCCCTAGTCCCCAAGTTCGGCGACCATCACAGCCAATAGTTCCCCCagatttttcacttgaaacaccACCAAACCTACGCACAACTCTGCCAGATAGACCTCTGTCTGCTGGAAGATCCAGGCCAAATCCTTCTGTCACTACCAAGGGCAATGCAGAAACCCCAAGTGTGGCAAATCCTCGGAGACAGTCATCGCCGATTGTTAGCAGGGGAAGACTAACAGAACCCTCTAGTAGAGGACGAGTGCTTGGTGGTGGGCAGCTAAGTGATATTTCTGATTCCCGCAGGGCTTTACATGTCTCAGAGTTGTCTACAAGGAGGCCTGTAAAGACTGCTACTGACAGTATGGGACTTGGAAGGACAATTTCTAAGAAATCTCTTGATGTGGCAATCAAGCATATG GATATTAGAAACGGCCTTAATGGTGTTCGTCCAATTTCCGGTTCAACCCTCTTTCCTCACAGTATTCGATCCACAAATGGGAAAGGCCAGCCTTCTCATGGTTCTAGTGCGGCATCCTCTATCAATGAGAATGCATCTTACCACTACAATGGTAATCTTCCAGAAAATGGTAATTACCTTAATAGATCATCTGAGAACGGGAGTGAAGAGGCCAAGTCTCAACATTCAGCAAAACTGACAGATATTGATATTTATGAGAGTTCTCGTTATGATGCGCTTCTGCTGAAAGAGGACTTGAAGAACACGAATTGGTTGCACAGTATCGATGACAAGTCGGACCATGAAACCATATTTGATAACGGGTTCGAGTCGCTGCCTGAACCTTTTAGCCCTTTGCAACATTTGTGA